The DNA region GTCATACATGAAGCCTTCTCAAGGCAATACTTGAGAACTCCGGCTCGGCCACGCCGTTTCTTCCATCCCCATCGCTTCACTACTCTCCAAACCGGcggtttcttttcttctccgaCTACTAAGAGGGTCACTTGTTGTTCTTTAGCTTCCTCCACTATcttctctcctttctctttctcttttccttcTAGTCTTCTTATCTCTACCTCTAtctgttaattatatatacacaatGATCACATTTTAGCGTTTTTGAAATGCTGCAAACGCTTTTGTTAGAATATGGACTCACCCCAGGTCGCTTTGTTTGGCAGAGTTTCTTTAGAGTGTGGACGAGTTCATCGGTCTTAACTTCACGTTtccggttcttcttcttgcCTTTATGACACCAAGTTCAAGATCTTTAGAAAGccaaataatatttaaacattttacCAAAGCTGGTTGGATCAGCCGATAGGAAAAATGAAAAGATACAAATGTTTTCATGATGAATTTAAAAGTGCGTTCTTtcgaaaaaaaagaatttaaaaatgaaaagatatgtTACCTTTTCTAAAAGGTTTGGAGAAATATAAGAGGAAAAGATAGTCATGTGATTGTAATGTGTGCTTCAAAGCCCATTCAAGAGCACCAGTTGAAGCAACTACTttatccaccaccaccatcactcTATTCCCTGCCTCGGTGATCTCCTCCTCTGCCGCCGCTTCCACCGTTTCCACTTCTTCTATCTCTTCTTTGCATTCAGTTTTGTTGCCACCGCTTACAACGCTTTTTCCATTGTCtttttcctcctcttcttctatttctccttctccttctacCACATCCTCCTCTTCGAATTCTTCATACTCGCTACTATTGTCACCATCGTTTTCCTCTTCTCTAACGCCATTTTCTCCTCTTCCAAGAAACTCGATTCTTTGGTCCCTCTCTATGGAACGAGAACTCGGTTTGAAACTAGATGTTGAAGAACGGATCCGTACATGTCTTAAACTCAACTTAACTGATTTCTTGAGCGATCTAGCCATCTTTTTTTCTACGAATCTTGATTCTAACAACAATACATTGATCTTTGTTATTATTAGTCAGTATAAAAAAACATACGTGCAAGagaacaaaacaacaaaagagtTCCTAGGACGTGCGTACcactaaaatatattagtcCGAAGCTAAGGACAGAACACATTAGTTGTAAAAAATGGCCGTTCATGGTTTAGTGTTTGCATTGTAATGTTTTATGTTGAAAGTTATGGTCATATGgttttaatttatagatgttttattatattgttttacgtctataaatttttagttttgccTTATTCCAGTTCTTGTTTCTGTCTCGGTGCAACAAAGCTTTTGATTGGATCTCAAGATCTGAATAATTCAAACATTACTTCTCAATACTTAAATCTCTCAGAAGCTAATATTAGCATCTATTGCAACTTGTCTCTCCACATCTTCTTCCAGAAATCACCGACAAATTTCATATCACGTTCCACACTCTTCAGACAGCGAGCAAGAGCTATACCTTCCTTCTTCTTCCCGTCCTTACTAACATGTGCAACCATTGCAAAACCGTAAGTAGCCGGCATCAAAGCCATCACATCAGCCAAAACCTTACTTGacatctcaatcttcttctctccACAACCGTGAAACCGACAAAAATCTGAGTACCTCGGAGGAGCTTCCTTAATGGCAACCTCTTGTGTCTTCAAACGAGAAAGATTATAGCTAAACATTTCCAACACATCTCTCGCTGCTGGTAGATTCTCCCACTCTCTAGCAGCTTCAAGTATCACAATTATCCTCTGAACCGGTGGTGGAGTTGGGAGGTTGTAACGACGAGCTAGGGAAGGCATTATAAGCTGATGCTTGCACATAACCTTTGCAAGCCAATACGTTTGTGCAATACCAAAAGGATGAGGAGAAACACGTAGAAGACACTCCTTGTGGTTTGTCATCAACACGTTAGAAGTATCAGGAGTCTTGAGTGTCTCCAAGTAAGAGTTACAAATGCGACTCATGTACTCGTCCCCTCTAACGTAAGTCTTGTCCTTGCTCAAGTGCAGTAACCCAAAGACAGCCAAGATATTGAGACATAAATTCTCAAGAACCTCCTCGTAGCTCTGTTGAAACGCTAGAACATCAGCTTCGTCCTCCATAGAAGGCAGCTTAGTAGTAGAAACTGCTTCTGTCTTGAAAGTGCTTCCTCGAGCAGGATAGATCCCAACGCCTAACCCATAAGCACGAACCCAAGCTCCAAGAGGATAATCTCCAACAGAGCCAAGGTTAAGAGCCGCAATCATATGGAGAGTATATGGCTTCAGCTTGTTGTGTAAACGAGATGAAGTAACGTTCTCAACGTTACTGCACCATGCAGAATCAGTAACAGTTGCATTCTCAGTGAGGAGATAACCGAAGTCTCGAATGTCACAGTTAAACTGTAAGACCCTGCTTAGGAAACCAAACGTTTCATCTGAAACTTCTTCTATCGTCTCCCATAGCGTGGTAGGTCTCTCGGAAGAAGGCGCCATGATCATCTCGAGACCGTCGACTACTTCACGAATCTTCAGAAAAGAGGTCGTGTTTATAGTCTTCAGGAGTGACTTTAAATCGGTGCAGGACATCGAGGCTACCTTCCAGAACCTAGAGTAGAGAGTGGGGTGCGTTTGGCAGAGCGTCGGGTTGGTTGGAGTCCATGACATTCCCAGTGCAGCTGGGATCTTCAGCTTCTGATGCTCTGGTAAGTATTCAACTACACCGATCTGTAATGGGAGATGAAGATTCCTAGAGGTGATAGACAGAGTAGAGATTGTTTCCATGGAAGAGAAATCACCATTTGGTATTGTATATGACTCGGCCATTGTTTTAGAGTATAGAAGTTTTAGCTTAAAGTTAAAGGTTTTGTGAATGAGGAGAAAAACTATTCGTAATGGTGTTATTTATAGGGAAAGCATTTTAAGCCGTTAGTAACAAGCAAAGATGTCAAAACTAGGGTTTCACGAAGTATGGTTTCAAGGCCAAGTTAATTCATTTAATGAAAGTATTAAGTCACTCCAACTTCCAATTATTCGTGGAAGCTTTTCATCAAGAGACGAGTGAGTTCATTGCTTTCCCAAGAGATGATTCATCAATATCCATGTAACGGTTACTACTTTGTAGTTAATGTAGGCGTGGAGAAAATTACTCTCGAACACACACATTGTTCAATAAAACACATTTGCTTTTTTTCGTtcacataaaaatgaaaataaatgcaCATTCATCAGATAATCCATTACCTACATACCAGAACAaagaaacattttgttgaaaagctctgaaaagaaaatatttttgatgaagatgaaaaaataaaagattttagtATATTGGTTATTAGCTACTTTGTAAACTTGTAAAGTTAAGGAATGCAAGGGTTGTATGTGTTCATATGAAATCATATGTGATTCATATAGATTACATTTTTTAAGTAAACATAGTTTTGTATTCTTTACCGatgatcaatactattaattttggatcATGTCCTATTGATAATGTGTGGtccaattaattaatttttaccATTTATACTTGAAAATACTAACTGCATTGATTGTG from Raphanus sativus cultivar WK10039 unplaced genomic scaffold, ASM80110v3 Scaffold0082, whole genome shotgun sequence includes:
- the LOC108861130 gene encoding uncharacterized protein LOC108861130, giving the protein MARSLKKSVKLSLRHVRIRSSTSSFKPSSRSIERDQRIEFLGRGENGVREEENDGDNSSEYEEFEEEDVVEGEGEIEEEEEKDNGKSVVSGGNKTECKEEIEEVETVEAAAEEEITEAGNRVMVVVDKVVASTGALEWALKHTLQSHDYLFLLYFSKPFRKGKKKNRKREVKTDELVHTLKKLCQTKRPGIEVEIRRLEGKEKEKGEKIVEEAKEQQVTLLVVGEEKKPPVWRVVKRWGWKKRRGRAGVLKYCLEKASCMTIAVKPKNRKLGGYLITTKRHKNFWLLA